A genomic window from Vitis riparia cultivar Riparia Gloire de Montpellier isolate 1030 chromosome 18, EGFV_Vit.rip_1.0, whole genome shotgun sequence includes:
- the LOC117905507 gene encoding putative 1-phosphatidylinositol-3-phosphate 5-kinase FAB1D: MSNMCHVCDAKLTNSREDKDKHKNENSLKLNGDPISSCKLCGQKHHQEALKWDDLSSYPSRISSPPISLTSSDSTVSSCSEFSVDINSYGRVNQDESTAESRTEDASSSLNGHLQNSNMATQADGIDRSNTLIENSLKNNGHMGRDVEISGTNDGQEGRDTGVFKTNGFSKVGTDISYDNEKDAIIWEPPEPEDDMECSMANSDDDDEFGDGTKWGEPSSLCSFGEEGSGSYKFRDEKQKAME; this comes from the exons ATGAGTAATATGTGTCATGTTTGTGATGCAAAGTTGACAAATTCGAGGGAGGACAAGGATAAACACAAGAATGAGAATTCACTAAAATTAAATGGAGATCCCATTAGTTCTTGTAAATTGTGTGGGCAGAAGCACCATCAAGAAGCATTAAAATGGGATGATTTGAGTTCTTATCCTTCACGGATATCAAGTCCACCAATTTCATTGACAAGCAGTGATAGTACCGTCTCAAGCTGCA GTGAATTTTCAGTTGATATAAATTCATATGGAAG GGTTAATCAAGATGAAAGTACTGCAGAAAGCAGAACTGAGGATGCTAGTTCTAGTCTAAATGGACATTTGCAGAACTCAAACATGGCAACTCAAGCAGATGGAATTGATAGATCCAACACACTAATAGAAAACAGCCTTAAGAATAATGGACACATGGGAAGAGATGTGGAAATCAGCGGAACTAATGATGGTCAAGAAGGAAGAGATACTGGTGTTTTTAAAACTAATGGATTCTCCAAAGTAGGAACTGATATTTCTTATGATAATGAGAAGGATGCCATAATTTGGGAACCCCCGGAACCAGAGGATGACATGGAGTGTAGCATGGCTAATAGTGATGACGACGATGAGTTTGGTGATGGTACGAAATGGGGAGAGCCAAGTTCCTTGTGTAGCTTTGGAGAAGAAGGCAGCGGGAGCTACAAGT